The sequence cttcagtgaaaatatCAGCTCTACGTTGGTGTTTTTCAGGTGTGGATTTTTTAAACAGAGTGTAtagatttttcttaaatgttttatcTAGCAGAAGGGTTATAACTGGATCTATACTACTCCTAGAAACACACAGACAGGTAAggaaatttttaatttctaccAGATAGTTTATCCTTGAACAGTCTTCTTCTGGGAGCAATACGTAAAATATGGGCCTGAAAATATGATATGGAAGAAAGCAGACAGTTAAAATGATCTGGATGAcaagaatatttcttttcaccGTTCTGTAAATCATTTGGTTTTGTCCAatgtgggtgtttttttgtattttactcAGGTGTCTGGTGAGGGAATAGTATGATAACAAAACAgtcagaaaaaatagaaaaaaacaagcagtagCAAAGGAAGCTGCAGTCTTCGCAGTAACTTCACCAATTTCTACCTTCATGTTGTAACACGTGCGAAATATTTGTCCCCTCCTTGCCCGAGCATCATATGTGATAGCTGTTACCGTTACGCACAACACAATAAGCCATATAgagatacaaaaatatttagcGAACTTTGGCTGACGAAACTTCTGAAGTCCCCGTTTGTACAAGTTTTTTGTAACTGCTTGGGAGTGTCGtgcatcattatttttcttcagcgTTGCATACTGACTTAAAGCGATTGTACATAAAATCGTGATTGTGACATACATGCAGACGTGCATGACGATAGTTCCGAGGTGATACGCTACTCTGCATACATCAGAGCCATATGTCCATTTGTGCCCTTTTGCAAAATAGCTAGCCAGAAAAGGCATGGTGCTACATACGAGTAAATTAGCAGTGATGAGATTTACCAGATAAATGCACTGTGTTCTTTTTGTGGATGCTTGTCTTGAAAACACCCAGGCAGCGAGAATATTCCCAAAACTGCCAGTAATAAATAGGAAACAGTAGATGACTGGTAGAGCTACAGTAGTAGCTATCGATGGATGAAGAAGACATgttgaatttttcatttatgcCAAATCTTCTTGAATAGATGGTGAGAGCTGAAACACAATTAAAGGAATTATTCTTCTCTAATGTGCATCtaatatctctttttctttcctcttattttAACTTTTTGACTTTTTCTCCACTGCTTTTCATTGTTACCAATTCGtaattgttttctgtggttATCATTTTCAGTTTGCACGAGGTTACTGTTCTTTTACTGAGAgatttttggaaataaaaagagcaaagctgacttatgtttaaaaaaaaattaatgtgctTAGaatctaataaaataaatgaggaaaCAGAAGGTTGAAGCTAGGGTCTGAAATTTACTTCTATGGTCTTAAGTTATTTCTCAATACTGAGAATACAAGAACACTTGTCACCTACTTTGGAAACCACTTTGGACTATTTCAAgttaaataagcaaaataaatacaaagcatttcagtatttGCAGAAATGCACAGGAGTATCTCTTACCTACATTTAAGTAAGAATTAAACTGTACATAATTCTGGAAGCTAGttggatgctttttttttctttctttctttctttttccttttttcttctttttttgctgaTGATAGTATCTAATTTACTTACTTTGGGCTCTAATCTTAGGTATACATTATGCATAAATGATGTAGTCATGAGCATGTGAGATGATTGCTGAAAACTGTGATATATATCCAAGTTTAGTTTTCAGTTTATTCTGTACTTCTAGACTGAAAGCAAGAAATCAATTCTAGTTGGTGTTTAAAGCTCTGTAGAATGGCTGCATATAAAAATGAGTCTTTGACTTACTAACCTATGGTGAAGAGAGATTATCATGTTGTACAGGTGAAAGTTCAATAAAGTGCAACTTAGCTTTTACTGCATATAaaagcacatggaaaaaaaataacatttcaaagtCACagattcataaaaaaaaattttaaacagCCATAAGCAAATGAATTCAAATGCCTAAGAGGATTCTTTGTAACTATTATAAAATACACAGGCACCAAGTAGATTAcattataaaaaaatgtaaaagttatatttaaaaatatgctatGAGCCATGATTGGCAATTTGTAAATTAAGCCcaatttttttgtagttgttgaATATTTACCTAAGTCCCATATATATCGCTGAaccaaaatatattaaattattttattactgtgaGTTACATTCACAAAATAATGTTTGAACTCGATCCTTTAGACATctaatgattatttttatgtgaatgttttgaagaaaagaagtagCACTTTTAAACTTACCTATGCAAACTGCAAGCGTCTTCCTTTGGAGAGGGAATTTTTGTCCAATGTCCTTTTTATCTTTACACCGATGCAGTGaaaaagatgatatttaaatctgaaaaatacagttaaGAAAAATGCCTTTGTGGCATAAGTAGGTTTTCAGaatgtgcctttttttcttttacagtgtCAAAAGGCAGGTAGACACTTAAAGTTCACACCAAAAGATGTTTTCTGTGCAAAAAGTTTTTGAAATTAGGCCAGGATGTGACTCCATTagagattttaaaagaatgcaAGATAAATGTGGAAGAACGATTCTAACAGTCCTTTGGCCATGtaattatttcacagaaatacttaaaatacttttaGGGCGTGGAGTTCTTGTTACTATCACGCTCTTTGAGACTGCCCACTTcccagaatggaaaaaaatgaagttcgTATTTTGTAGATGAGAACTTTCACTGCTGTGTAATTGTTCTTCAGATCACAGAAGATCTGCAATCTGCAATATGCAATAACGATAATGACGTATCCATGTCTGCCCTCCTGTCAGTGACCAAATGAACACATCATGTATGTCCAGTCAGATCATGCATTCCATGGAAGGAGTTTATAGCTGATGCATTCTAAGCTTGCTAACCATTCAGGGGAAACTGATTTGGCTTGTTTCCAAGAAATAGGGTGTTTAAATGTAAGTCATCCAAAAGGCTGTTAGCCAGGACAGTTTCCTTCCTCCAGAAGAAAAGTTTGATCACAGTTCAGTCAAATTCTGCTTAGGTCTGCAGAACATAAAACAACTGAATTTACCTCTGTGCGTGATACACCTGTGGTTGTCAGATATGGCTTTTCAGAAGCAGTAAGTTCCTCTATGAGAATGGAGGAGGTCCCATATTTTATGCACTTTTAGTATTGTTGTGTaagttttgctttgcatttaagGACTTGCAGTGAGAATACACTTTAGGGGTCTTCAATGGGTTTAATTGTTCAGTctcactgattttatttatgttgCTGTAAAATGATAGACATGTATTCTGTCCACCTTTTTAGGTTAGACAATTCATGTCATTTAAAAGTAAGTTTAAGTGAAGGAAGCTTGCTTGGAATATTAGTAATTAGTTTGTAGTGCTGTGATTCCTTtgcatgcattttaatttttgttctctgttaagctttaccttctttttcttctttttctgtttgaataaaTAGCTATATTAAA is a genomic window of Meleagris gallopavo isolate NT-WF06-2002-E0010 breed Aviagen turkey brand Nicholas breeding stock chromosome 1, Turkey_5.1, whole genome shotgun sequence containing:
- the GPR82 gene encoding probable G-protein coupled receptor 82 translates to MKNSTCLLHPSIATTVALPVIYCFLFITGSFGNILAAWVFSRQASTKRTQCIYLVNLITANLLVCSTMPFLASYFAKGHKWTYGSDVCRVAYHLGTIVMHVCMYVTITILCTIALSQYATLKKNNDARHSQAVTKNLYKRGLQKFRQPKFAKYFCISIWLIVLCVTVTAITYDARARRGQIFRTCYNMKVEIGEVTAKTAASFATACFFLFFLTVLLSYYSLTRHLSKIQKNTHIGQNQMIYRTVKRNILVIQIILTVCFLPYHIFRPIFYVLLPEEDCSRINYLVEIKNFLTCLCVSRSSIDPVITLLLDKTFKKNLYTLFKKSTPEKHQRRADIFTEDTPPI